The Ignavibacteriales bacterium genome includes a region encoding these proteins:
- a CDS encoding cytochrome c3 family protein produces MKRVIQCAASLVIVLIVIHHSLNAQSAASRGTGCKECHECEIPTKLNPCLKVCPRGHMITVHNSADAGPVDITLNRVEGGPDVYEPVKFAHRAHAKMADMSGGCAQCHHYNLTGAVLACRTCHAVGAQSKNADLSKPGLKGAYHRQCVNCHRESGVDTKCDGLCHHAKSSTRLNRPAITEAKENVKVVRPDRLVYETSNVNAKTVTFFHNDHADRFGLACSSCHANEPCSKCHKPGGAAAKPIEHLRGGHDRCSACHSVTENCGTCHDKQPIARFDHARKTRFDLGRFHSALACTRCHKEQGKYKNLSVTCTACHAGWKPGSFDHAFTGIKLSEAHASLDCETCHLESNFAQKPACNACHDDKSYPAALPGVRAQRVKAVKK; encoded by the coding sequence ATGAAACGGGTTATTCAATGTGCGGCAAGTCTGGTTATCGTTCTCATCGTGATTCACCACTCGCTCAATGCGCAGTCGGCAGCTTCGCGCGGCACAGGCTGCAAGGAATGTCACGAGTGTGAGATCCCAACGAAGCTCAATCCTTGCCTCAAGGTATGTCCGCGCGGTCATATGATCACGGTGCACAATTCTGCTGATGCTGGACCGGTTGATATCACCCTGAATCGCGTTGAGGGGGGTCCCGATGTCTATGAGCCTGTCAAATTCGCTCACCGCGCCCACGCAAAAATGGCGGATATGTCGGGCGGATGCGCTCAGTGCCATCATTACAACCTAACGGGTGCCGTGCTTGCATGCAGGACGTGCCATGCGGTGGGCGCACAGTCGAAAAACGCAGATCTCTCAAAACCCGGGCTCAAGGGGGCCTATCACCGGCAGTGCGTCAATTGCCATCGCGAAAGCGGAGTGGACACGAAATGTGATGGATTGTGTCACCATGCGAAATCTTCCACCCGTCTCAATCGCCCCGCTATCACCGAAGCAAAAGAAAATGTCAAGGTGGTGAGACCCGACCGGCTCGTCTACGAAACCAGCAACGTCAATGCCAAAACCGTGACGTTCTTCCACAACGACCACGCGGACAGGTTTGGCCTGGCATGTTCGTCTTGCCATGCAAACGAACCATGCTCGAAGTGCCACAAACCCGGGGGAGCGGCGGCGAAACCAATTGAGCACCTTCGGGGGGGGCACGATCGATGTTCGGCATGTCATTCGGTGACCGAGAATTGCGGCACATGTCACGACAAACAGCCGATCGCGCGATTCGACCATGCCCGGAAGACCCGGTTCGACCTCGGTCGTTTTCACTCGGCCCTCGCGTGCACGCGTTGCCACAAAGAACAGGGCAAGTACAAGAATCTTTCCGTCACGTGCACGGCTTGTCACGCGGGATGGAAGCCCGGATCGTTCGACCACGCATTCACAGGAATTAAACTGAGTGAGGCTCACGCTTCGCTTGATTGTGAAACCTGCCATCTCGAGTCGAACTTTGCGCAGAAACCGGCATGCAACGCATGTCATGACGACAAGAGCTATCCGGCAGCACTTCCCGGGGTTCGTGCCCAACGTGTCAAAGCAGTCAAGAAATAG
- the hybB gene encoding Ni/Fe-hydrogenase cytochrome b subunit: MNAHTASQPLKKNFLTPGVMVLIVLALNGLAFVFARLVFGLGSVTNLNDQYPWGLWIGVDVAAGVALAAGGFTSAALGHVMHKEDYHSIVRPALLTAMLGYTFVAFGVVIDIGRWYYIWHPMIMWNGNSPLFEVGMCVMIYVTVLYVEFLPLVTERFMGRVHLKGILSFLNRPLERILSFLDRALGKTMFLFIIAGIVLSTLHQSSLGTLMIIAGPKMHPLWQTPVLPLLFLLSAVAVGFPMVIFESLLASRSFGLKPEMDVLSKLGRMIAPLLGIYLAFKIGDMVIRETFVYLVKPTTASIMFLIEVIVGVVIPLRMFLSRTVLKSPLWLFVASSLVILGVVLNRINTFIVAYTPPYAVGSYFPSIGEISVTIGFASLLVLVYRAAVLIFPVVSVHKEAATPISKYSIRGSVK; this comes from the coding sequence ATGAATGCACATACTGCATCACAACCGTTAAAAAAGAATTTCCTTACACCCGGAGTTATGGTCCTGATCGTTCTGGCCCTGAATGGACTTGCATTCGTATTCGCGAGGCTTGTGTTTGGCCTTGGATCGGTGACGAACCTCAATGATCAGTATCCATGGGGCTTGTGGATTGGCGTGGATGTGGCCGCCGGTGTAGCGTTGGCTGCGGGAGGATTCACCTCGGCCGCGCTGGGGCATGTCATGCACAAGGAGGATTATCACTCCATCGTGCGCCCGGCGCTGTTGACCGCAATGCTCGGATATACGTTTGTGGCATTCGGCGTCGTGATTGACATCGGCCGCTGGTACTACATCTGGCATCCGATGATCATGTGGAACGGGAATTCACCGCTCTTCGAGGTTGGCATGTGCGTGATGATCTACGTGACGGTCCTCTACGTCGAGTTCCTTCCACTGGTCACCGAACGCTTTATGGGGCGCGTGCACCTCAAGGGAATTCTCTCGTTTCTGAATCGCCCGTTGGAGCGTATACTCAGCTTTTTGGATCGCGCACTTGGAAAGACCATGTTCCTGTTTATCATCGCTGGAATTGTGCTCTCCACGCTTCATCAATCTTCGCTCGGCACATTGATGATTATTGCCGGCCCGAAGATGCATCCGCTCTGGCAAACTCCCGTTCTGCCTCTCCTGTTCCTTCTCTCGGCGGTCGCTGTGGGCTTTCCAATGGTGATTTTTGAATCGCTGCTCGCATCGAGGTCATTTGGGCTGAAACCCGAGATGGATGTTCTGTCGAAGCTGGGCAGAATGATCGCCCCGTTACTTGGGATTTATTTGGCGTTCAAGATCGGCGACATGGTTATCCGTGAGACGTTTGTGTACTTGGTGAAACCGACGACCGCCAGCATCATGTTCCTTATCGAAGTTATCGTCGGTGTCGTCATCCCGCTCCGGATGTTTCTTTCCCGCACCGTGCTCAAGTCACCGTTGTGGCTCTTTGTTGCCTCATCCCTGGTGATTCTTGGTGTGGTCTTGAATCGGATCAATACCTTCATCGTAGCATATACGCCGCCGTATGCGGTCGGATCTTATTTCCCCTCGATTGGCGAGATTTCTGTGACAATCGGATTCGCGTCGTTGCTCGTTCTTGTCTATCGGGCGGCGGTTCTTATCTTCCCGGTTGTCAGCGTGCATAAAGAGGCTGCCACTCCTATCAGCAAATACTCTATCCGCGGGAGCGTGAAATGA
- a CDS encoding 4Fe-4S dicluster domain-containing protein, translated as MKSDDNKSLHPRRTFLKTALLTTAAAAAPEIAHGGPSRIPPADRMGVLVDLTACVGCRSCESACKKAHGLLKESDSLVPSGIQSSERRRPSAQALTVVNEYRSSKESSPTTFVKVQCMHCDYPSCESACIVGAITKKEGGEVLWDGDKCIGCRYCMVACPFQIPAFQFDAALKPDIVKCDFCFQRRKEGGVPACVEICPMEVLTYGRRSTLLEIARKKIENYPERYINHIYGELEAGGTSWMYIAKADFKELQFPDLNKDPMPGTSESIQHGIFAYFVPPISLYALLGGLMWITKNRSTSEEEKGE; from the coding sequence TTGAAATCAGACGACAACAAGAGCTTGCACCCAAGGCGGACATTTCTAAAGACCGCTCTGCTCACCACGGCAGCAGCCGCCGCGCCGGAAATTGCTCACGGTGGCCCTTCCAGGATTCCCCCGGCAGACAGGATGGGAGTGCTGGTCGACCTTACAGCATGTGTGGGTTGCCGAAGCTGTGAGTCCGCCTGCAAAAAAGCGCATGGCCTCCTGAAGGAATCGGACAGCCTTGTTCCGTCCGGTATTCAGAGTTCAGAACGACGTCGGCCAAGTGCACAGGCGCTGACTGTCGTCAATGAATACAGGAGCTCAAAGGAATCTTCACCGACGACATTTGTAAAAGTCCAGTGTATGCACTGCGACTATCCTTCTTGCGAGTCGGCCTGCATCGTTGGCGCAATTACGAAGAAGGAGGGGGGAGAAGTGCTCTGGGATGGTGACAAGTGCATTGGTTGCCGCTATTGCATGGTGGCTTGCCCATTTCAGATCCCAGCCTTCCAGTTTGACGCTGCACTGAAACCTGATATCGTAAAGTGTGACTTCTGTTTCCAGCGCAGGAAAGAGGGAGGAGTACCGGCATGTGTCGAAATATGCCCGATGGAAGTACTCACGTATGGACGACGATCGACGCTGCTCGAAATTGCCAGGAAGAAAATAGAGAATTACCCAGAGCGATACATAAACCACATCTACGGTGAGCTTGAAGCCGGCGGCACCTCCTGGATGTACATCGCGAAAGCTGATTTCAAAGAGCTGCAATTCCCGGATCTTAACAAGGACCCGATGCCCGGGACAAGCGAATCCATTCAGCATGGTATCTTCGCGTATTTCGTGCCTCCAATTTCACTGTATGCACTTCTGGGAGGACTCATGTGGATTACGAAAAACCGCAGCACATCCGAAGAGGAAAAGGGCGAATGA
- the hypE gene encoding hydrogenase expression/formation protein HypE, which produces MAESDKSGVGVDIMAGLSCPIPISDYPQVLLAHGGGGKLSQQIIQKMILPQFRNELLEPLHDGAVFSLNGARVAFSTDSYVINPIFFPGGDIGELAVNGTVNDLAMCGARPMYLSAAFIIEEGFPMDDLWKIILSMQAAAARAGVQLVTGDTKVVDRGKGDKIFINTSGVGIVDPGIQVGSRNAKVGDVIIVSGPIAVHGIAIMSVREGLEFGTNLQSDTAALNHLVKAMLECSREIHVLRDPTRGGVASSLNEIAESSNVGIKIDEEKIPISEQVRGACEILGLDPLYVANEGKLLAFVSREAAESVLSAMRNHPLGKDSAIIGEVVNEHNGTVIMKTTIGGSRVVDMLSGEQLPRIC; this is translated from the coding sequence ATGGCAGAGAGCGACAAGAGTGGTGTTGGTGTAGATATCATGGCGGGGCTTTCGTGTCCGATTCCGATATCGGATTACCCTCAGGTGTTGCTTGCCCACGGGGGTGGGGGCAAACTTAGCCAGCAGATCATACAGAAGATGATTTTGCCTCAGTTCAGGAATGAACTCCTTGAACCGCTTCATGATGGGGCAGTATTTTCGCTGAACGGAGCACGTGTCGCGTTTTCCACGGATTCATATGTCATCAATCCGATCTTCTTTCCCGGAGGAGATATCGGGGAACTTGCCGTGAACGGAACCGTCAACGACCTCGCTATGTGCGGTGCCCGGCCGATGTATTTGTCAGCGGCGTTCATCATCGAGGAGGGATTTCCGATGGATGACCTCTGGAAGATCATTCTCTCGATGCAGGCCGCTGCTGCCAGAGCAGGAGTTCAGCTCGTGACTGGTGATACCAAGGTTGTCGATCGGGGGAAGGGGGACAAGATTTTCATCAACACGTCGGGAGTGGGAATCGTCGATCCGGGCATTCAGGTCGGATCCAGGAATGCGAAAGTCGGAGATGTCATCATCGTCAGCGGTCCGATTGCTGTTCACGGCATCGCCATCATGTCGGTGCGAGAAGGCTTGGAGTTTGGAACGAACTTGCAGAGCGATACTGCTGCCTTGAATCACCTTGTCAAGGCGATGTTGGAATGCAGCAGAGAAATACATGTACTTCGGGATCCTACGCGGGGCGGCGTCGCAAGTTCGTTGAACGAGATTGCAGAGTCGTCCAATGTTGGCATCAAAATAGATGAAGAAAAGATCCCGATCTCGGAACAAGTTCGCGGAGCGTGCGAAATCCTCGGTCTGGATCCTCTCTATGTGGCCAATGAAGGAAAGCTTCTTGCGTTCGTTTCCCGGGAGGCTGCCGAATCGGTGCTCTCAGCAATGAGAAACCACCCGCTCGGGAAGGATTCAGCCATCATTGGTGAAGTGGTGAATGAACACAATGGAACCGTGATCATGAAAACGACCATCGGAGGCTCTCGTGTGGTCGACATGTTATCCGGAGAGCAACTTCCGAGGATTTGCTGA
- a CDS encoding MlaD family protein, whose amino-acid sequence MSKRSSLIRVGIFVLLGGAAVVVAIFLVGKEEGLFRESFRVSSYFNTIEGLRTGASVRLSGVDIGIVDKIIIAPQNNKVRIDLKLRTNSKSFIKKDSYATIEQEGLVGSKYVSLTVGSSSSEAVSDGDILLSKEPFRLSVIIEDMQGMIANTRAATAEFTKILAAVNAGHGTMGKLITDEDVYQALKRATAQADTSLRKTAEEFANIPKFISGVSENLYGVTKNVEKLLFDVDSTVVNVRDIVGKINRGQGTLGALVVERDIYDSLMVIVRKGIAMAEAARDGADRFDENMEALRHNWFFKGYFEDRGYWDKAEYEKELDVKIGNLRKIEEQLSKQSEELKAREERLRKREEALPKKQ is encoded by the coding sequence ATGAGTAAAAGGAGTTCGTTGATTCGAGTAGGGATATTTGTTCTGCTTGGCGGAGCCGCTGTCGTGGTGGCGATTTTCCTGGTAGGCAAAGAGGAGGGGCTGTTTCGCGAGAGCTTCCGTGTGAGCTCCTACTTCAACACGATTGAAGGCCTCCGTACCGGCGCTTCCGTCCGGTTGTCTGGTGTGGATATTGGAATCGTTGACAAGATCATCATTGCCCCTCAGAACAACAAGGTTCGGATCGATCTCAAGCTTCGCACAAACTCGAAGAGTTTCATCAAGAAGGACTCATACGCGACGATCGAACAGGAAGGGCTTGTGGGGAGCAAGTATGTCTCGCTCACTGTGGGAAGCTCGTCCTCTGAAGCGGTGAGCGACGGGGACATTCTGCTGAGCAAGGAACCGTTCCGTCTTTCGGTCATCATCGAAGACATGCAGGGAATGATCGCGAATACCCGTGCTGCCACGGCCGAGTTCACGAAGATCCTGGCCGCCGTCAATGCCGGGCATGGAACAATGGGCAAGCTCATTACAGATGAAGATGTCTATCAGGCGTTGAAGCGTGCAACCGCCCAGGCAGACACAAGCCTTCGGAAGACGGCAGAAGAATTCGCGAATATTCCGAAGTTCATCAGCGGGGTGAGTGAGAACTTGTATGGAGTGACGAAAAATGTGGAGAAGCTTCTCTTCGATGTTGACTCGACGGTGGTCAATGTGAGGGATATCGTCGGAAAGATCAACCGGGGTCAGGGAACGCTGGGAGCACTTGTCGTCGAGCGGGACATCTACGACAGTCTCATGGTCATCGTCCGGAAAGGAATTGCGATGGCGGAAGCGGCGAGGGATGGTGCGGACAGATTTGACGAGAACATGGAAGCGTTGCGCCATAACTGGTTCTTCAAGGGGTACTTTGAGGACAGAGGCTATTGGGACAAGGCAGAATACGAGAAGGAACTCGATGTGAAAATCGGAAATTTACGAAAGATCGAAGAACAACTCAGCAAACAATCGGAAGAATTGAAGGCTCGGGAAGAACGGCTCCGGAAACGAGAAGAGGCGCTCCCGAAGAAGCAATAG
- a CDS encoding ATP-binding cassette domain-containing protein produces MALIEIRDLSKSFEENRVLRAMNLDVEKGSTVVILGKSGTGKSVLLKILVGLITPDSGSVHIDGREVVGMKRKELIGLRKSMGYLFQSAALYDSMSVRDNLAFPLVRQEDLDGEELEARIVSQLRLVGLVDAIHKMPAELSGGMKKRIGLARALITNPVIMLYDEPTTGLDPITSREISYLMKSLQERYQPTSIAVTHDMQCARIIADAAAILHDGTLDQRGTLASLERSENPTVKSFFATE; encoded by the coding sequence GTGGCCCTGATTGAAATCCGTGATCTTTCGAAATCATTTGAAGAGAACCGGGTCCTCCGCGCCATGAACCTCGACGTCGAGAAAGGCTCGACAGTCGTGATACTCGGTAAGAGTGGTACGGGAAAGAGCGTCCTCTTGAAGATCCTAGTGGGACTGATTACTCCGGATTCTGGCAGCGTGCACATCGACGGTAGAGAAGTGGTTGGGATGAAACGCAAGGAACTGATCGGTTTGCGCAAATCCATGGGGTACCTGTTCCAGAGTGCAGCGTTGTATGATTCGATGAGCGTTCGGGACAATCTCGCATTTCCTCTGGTACGGCAGGAAGATCTCGATGGCGAGGAACTCGAGGCGAGGATCGTCAGTCAGCTTCGGCTGGTGGGCCTGGTCGACGCCATCCACAAGATGCCCGCGGAGCTTTCCGGAGGCATGAAGAAACGCATTGGTCTGGCCCGCGCCCTCATCACCAATCCGGTGATCATGTTGTATGACGAGCCAACGACGGGGCTGGATCCGATCACATCTCGGGAGATTAGTTACTTGATGAAGAGCCTCCAGGAACGTTACCAGCCGACGTCGATAGCTGTGACTCATGACATGCAATGCGCCAGAATTATTGCCGACGCAGCTGCCATTCTCCACGATGGGACACTGGACCAACGAGGGACCTTGGCCTCCCTCGAACGATCGGAGAACCCAACGGTAAAAAGCTTCTTTGCTACGGAATAG
- a CDS encoding ABC transporter permease — translation MNQTIAPDAPHRRSPFHFLSRFLERAGSLTVFSARFFPAVVLPPYELGEVGRHLDELGSRSLPLAGITGFIVGLIIAMQTRPTLFRFGADSFLPAMVAISFVRELGPVITALIVAGRVSSGIGAELGSMRVTEQIDAMEVSGIDPYKYLVVTRVLACIILQPLLTAIVNSVGLFGAYVAVAIESSMSWRLYWDSVIQSLSFADVIPGLAKTAIFGFIIGIVGCHQGYHAEGGTVGVGKAATTAVVLSSMLIIFVDMILVKLTVMLWP, via the coding sequence ATGAATCAAACCATCGCACCAGATGCCCCTCATCGTCGCTCCCCATTTCACTTCCTCTCCCGATTTCTTGAGCGTGCGGGAAGCCTGACAGTATTCTCCGCCCGGTTCTTTCCTGCCGTCGTCCTCCCTCCGTATGAACTGGGCGAAGTTGGTCGTCACCTCGATGAGCTAGGCTCGCGTTCGCTCCCGCTCGCCGGAATCACCGGATTCATCGTCGGTCTCATCATCGCCATGCAGACGCGTCCGACACTGTTCAGGTTTGGGGCAGATTCTTTCCTGCCTGCGATGGTCGCCATTTCGTTCGTGCGCGAGCTCGGGCCGGTCATCACGGCGCTGATAGTTGCCGGGCGGGTGAGCTCCGGAATCGGGGCTGAGCTTGGCTCTATGCGCGTTACCGAACAGATCGACGCGATGGAGGTTTCGGGAATTGACCCGTACAAGTATCTTGTGGTCACGCGCGTGCTCGCCTGCATCATCCTGCAACCCCTGTTGACGGCGATAGTGAATTCGGTCGGGCTCTTTGGCGCATACGTCGCTGTCGCCATCGAGTCCAGCATGTCGTGGCGTCTCTACTGGGACAGCGTCATACAGTCTCTTTCCTTCGCAGACGTGATTCCCGGATTGGCCAAGACCGCGATATTCGGGTTCATCATTGGAATCGTGGGTTGTCATCAGGGATATCATGCAGAGGGGGGGACGGTGGGCGTCGGGAAGGCAGCGACGACCGCGGTCGTGCTATCGTCGATGTTGATTATCTTCGTCGACATGATCCTCGTCAAACTCACGGTGATGCTGTGGCCCTGA
- a CDS encoding ASKHA domain-containing protein: MPDNVRITLLPLGHEITVQKGTPLRDVLFPYGVEFPCGGNAICEGCKVKVVSGNLPLTQEQENMLSVKEAKEGWRLACRCKADEDMTLELAQWEARILADESRFDFKPRDGFGIAVDLGTTTLAAQLLDLKSGNVIGVETGLNDQGRYGADVMTRVFFAVTEKGQPDLELAIRKQLGGMIEKLVASSKVDPGRVLDVAIVGNTVMHHLFSGLDVGPLSQYPFESPTIGFQVFESSQLGWNVIPNATVRFLPCLGSFVGSDILAGILATNLHKSDSLVGLIDLGTNGEIVIGNRDKFLFCSTAAGPAFEGSCISMGMRATTGAIVQVFGSDGKPHCRVLGNVEPRGICGSGLVDAVAVGLSTQRIREDGKVLEESGVYSLCPPVNLTQGDIRELQVAKAAIAAGIQILAKDLGATVADISKVYLAGAFGNYIDRSNAYRIGLLPVQPEKIQPAGNTALLGAKLALFHSDPNIYATIKNLGQHVALNLDEQFQDIFINEMGFPEVPPVSSVVRND; this comes from the coding sequence ATGCCTGACAATGTTCGCATAACCCTGCTGCCGCTCGGTCACGAAATCACAGTCCAGAAAGGCACTCCGCTGCGAGATGTTCTGTTCCCGTATGGTGTCGAATTTCCATGCGGAGGCAATGCCATCTGTGAGGGGTGCAAGGTCAAAGTCGTTTCCGGTAACCTTCCTCTCACACAAGAGCAGGAGAACATGCTCTCCGTGAAGGAGGCGAAGGAAGGATGGCGCCTCGCCTGCAGATGCAAAGCCGATGAAGACATGACTCTCGAACTTGCCCAGTGGGAAGCGAGAATCCTGGCTGACGAAAGCCGTTTCGATTTCAAGCCGCGGGATGGTTTCGGCATTGCAGTTGACTTGGGAACGACAACACTGGCAGCTCAGCTGCTCGACCTGAAGAGCGGGAATGTCATCGGTGTCGAAACAGGGCTCAACGATCAGGGGCGGTATGGGGCGGATGTGATGACCAGAGTATTCTTCGCCGTGACCGAAAAAGGTCAGCCCGATCTTGAACTGGCTATCCGGAAGCAGCTTGGAGGAATGATCGAAAAGCTCGTCGCGTCTTCCAAGGTTGACCCGGGCCGGGTTCTGGACGTGGCGATCGTCGGGAACACAGTGATGCATCACCTCTTCAGCGGCCTCGACGTGGGACCTCTTTCCCAATACCCATTTGAATCCCCGACGATCGGATTTCAAGTTTTCGAATCGTCTCAGCTTGGCTGGAATGTCATCCCGAACGCGACCGTAAGATTTCTTCCCTGCCTTGGCAGCTTCGTGGGAAGTGACATCCTCGCGGGAATTCTGGCGACAAACCTGCACAAAAGCGATTCGCTCGTCGGACTGATCGATTTGGGCACGAACGGCGAAATCGTCATCGGAAACCGCGATAAGTTTCTCTTCTGTTCGACGGCCGCCGGTCCGGCGTTTGAAGGCTCGTGCATTTCAATGGGGATGCGCGCAACCACGGGGGCGATCGTGCAGGTGTTCGGGTCGGACGGGAAACCCCATTGTCGTGTACTCGGCAATGTGGAACCACGAGGGATTTGCGGGAGCGGCCTGGTGGATGCGGTCGCGGTCGGACTTTCGACGCAGCGCATACGTGAAGACGGTAAAGTGCTCGAAGAATCCGGGGTGTATTCTCTTTGTCCTCCTGTCAATCTCACTCAGGGGGACATCCGGGAGCTGCAGGTCGCAAAAGCGGCAATAGCGGCAGGGATTCAGATTCTCGCAAAAGATCTGGGGGCAACTGTAGCGGATATTTCGAAAGTCTATCTTGCGGGGGCTTTCGGCAATTACATTGATCGGTCGAACGCATACCGCATAGGCTTGCTTCCTGTCCAGCCTGAGAAAATCCAGCCGGCAGGAAATACGGCATTGCTTGGGGCGAAGCTGGCACTCTTCCATTCCGATCCCAATATCTATGCGACAATCAAGAATCTCGGGCAGCATGTCGCGTTGAATCTGGACGAACAGTTCCAGGATATTTTCATCAATGAGATGGGCTTTCCGGAGGTTCCGCCCGTATCGTCGGTTGTCCGCAATGATTGA
- a CDS encoding amino acid permease: MSIKAKLSTFDATMIVVSLVIGIGIFRTPAMVASSSGTTFIFFTAWILGGFISLLGALTFAEIGSRFPKPGAFYKVVAESYHPSVAFMLNWSNVTIVNGAGGAGVALIGAEYLIPIIFPESWRTPVVTQWTAAGLVLFLLLINYIGIKTGAWAQNILTVVKIGMILMLGFVAFSFAGTKPPEPVQTLTHEPFWMALGIGLISVFYTYGGYQCTLNFGGDIKQPERNMPRAIFFGIAIIIGLYLLINLAYVSVLGIQGVAGAKLVAAEVARVCFGQSAYLLVSIAIFLSALGFVNVTLMQIPRSYYAMAQDGALPPIFMKVNPRTQTQEFTLLFFGGTILVSIVFLGTFERLVNYVMIFDTLNNALVASTIFVLRRRGITSPNGAAYKVPFYPFLPGFFVLFLLFITGNIIATQPESLLIGGCILLAGYPVFLLLRKLSHRPGKTVSASSVDDKRE, from the coding sequence ATGAGTATCAAAGCGAAGCTCTCGACATTTGACGCCACGATGATTGTTGTCAGCCTGGTGATCGGGATTGGGATTTTCCGTACGCCGGCGATGGTCGCTTCTTCCTCCGGCACGACCTTCATTTTCTTCACTGCCTGGATACTGGGCGGCTTCATTAGCTTGCTCGGTGCCCTGACGTTTGCCGAGATCGGCTCAAGGTTTCCAAAGCCGGGGGCTTTCTACAAGGTGGTCGCTGAGAGCTACCACCCGTCTGTTGCATTCATGCTCAATTGGTCGAACGTCACAATCGTCAATGGTGCAGGAGGGGCAGGCGTCGCTCTCATCGGAGCTGAATACCTCATTCCGATTATCTTTCCCGAGAGCTGGCGTACTCCTGTTGTGACGCAATGGACGGCGGCCGGACTGGTGCTTTTCCTGCTCCTCATCAACTACATCGGCATCAAGACGGGTGCATGGGCGCAGAACATACTGACCGTGGTCAAGATCGGCATGATTCTTATGCTCGGATTCGTCGCCTTCTCGTTCGCCGGAACGAAGCCCCCTGAGCCTGTCCAAACCCTGACGCACGAACCGTTTTGGATGGCACTGGGGATCGGATTGATTTCTGTCTTTTACACCTACGGTGGGTATCAGTGTACGTTGAACTTTGGCGGGGATATCAAGCAGCCCGAACGGAACATGCCGCGGGCCATTTTTTTCGGTATCGCGATCATCATCGGATTATACCTTCTGATCAATCTGGCGTATGTCAGTGTCCTTGGAATACAGGGAGTTGCGGGAGCGAAGCTTGTTGCCGCAGAGGTGGCCAGGGTCTGCTTCGGCCAGTCGGCGTATCTTCTGGTCTCCATTGCGATCTTCCTGTCGGCACTCGGGTTTGTCAATGTGACCTTGATGCAGATTCCACGATCCTACTACGCAATGGCGCAGGATGGCGCCCTTCCTCCGATTTTTATGAAGGTGAATCCGAGGACCCAGACCCAGGAATTTACGCTCCTGTTTTTCGGCGGGACGATTCTTGTCTCCATCGTGTTTCTGGGAACCTTCGAGCGGCTGGTGAACTACGTGATGATTTTCGATACGTTGAACAATGCCCTGGTCGCTTCAACGATCTTCGTGCTCCGGCGCCGCGGCATCACGTCTCCAAATGGCGCAGCATATAAGGTCCCATTCTATCCCTTCCTGCCGGGGTTCTTTGTCCTCTTCCTGCTTTTTATCACAGGTAACATCATCGCAACGCAGCCGGAATCGCTCCTGATTGGTGGATGCATTCTCCTCGCCGGCTATCCCGTCTTTCTTCTTCTGCGGAAGCTCTCACACAGGCCGGGAAAGACTGTTTCTGCTTCCTCGGTCGATGATAAGCGGGAGTAG